The genomic window ACGGCATTGTTCAACCGCTAAGGAAAAGCGGGAAGGAACCACAAGAAGCACAAAAGGCACCAGAAAGTCGCGGCTTTCTTGTGCCTTTTGTGCTTCTTGTGGTTGCTTCCATTCTTCGTGCTAAGATGCCGGAACTCTCAGTCCAAGATGTCCAGTAAGAAACAGCTCCTTTTTCCTCTTCTATTCACCGCAGGACTCGCCGGTCTTGGGCTCCTCGCTCCCATTCGTGAAAACCCGAAAGCGCTTTGGGCTTTTCTTGGCACGGCGCTGGTGCTGGCGGGATGGAACATCGCACTCGGGGCCACGCTTCGCGCCGGCCGCAAACTCGCAATCGAGGTCGTCATCCGAAAACAACATTACGTGCAGGCATGCGCGCAGGCGTGTGTCCTGCTCTACTGGGGCTGGTACTGGCAGCCCGTTTCCAATTTCGCGCCTTTCATTCTGGCGCAGCTGCTTTTCGCCTACGCCTTCGACATGCTGTTCTGCTGGTCGCGGCGCGACAGCTATGTTCTGGGCTTTGCACCCTTTCCGATCATTTTCAGCATCAACCTGTTTCTGTGGTTCAAACCGGACTGGTTCTATCTGCAGTTCGCAATGGTGGCGCTCGGCATCGCCGCGAAGGAACTGATCCGCTGGAACAAGGAAGGACGGCCGGCGCACATCTTCAATCCTTCATCGTTTCCGCTGGCTGTGTTTTCGGTTGTGCTGCTGGCGACGGGAACGAGCGGCATCACATTGGGCCAGGAGATTGCGACGACGCAGTTCTATCCTCCTCACATGTATCTGTGGTTGTTTCTGATCGGCCTGCCCGGGCAGCTTCTGTTCGGCGTCACGTCCATGACGATGTCGGCCGTTATCACGACCTATTTATTCGGCCTTCTCTATCACGCTTCGACGGGAATCTACTTCTTCTACGACTCCTATATTCCGATCGGTGTCTTCCTCGGTATGCTTCTGCTCTTCACCGACCCGTCGACATCACCGCGTACGGAATTGGGACGGATTGTTTTCGGTTCTTTGTATGGCCTGGGCACGGTGCTGGCGTATCAACTGCTCGGCAGCGCCGGCATGCCGACGTTCTATGACAAACTGCTCCCTGTTCCGATTTTGAATCTATCGATCATCGCCATCGACCGTGCCGCGCGCTCGGGCATCCTCCGGAGATTCGACCCTGCGGCGATCGGCCGCGCGCCCACTCCGTATGCGCGCAACCTCGCCTACGTTTCGGTCTGGGCTGCGGCTTTCGCCGTCATGAGCGCCGCGCAGGGAGTTGGGGACAGTCATCCCGGGCAATGGCTGCCGTTCTGGCGGCAGGCCTGTAAAGAAGGGCGCTCTTTCGCATGTCCGTATCTTGCGGATCTCGAGTCCAGCTTCTGCGATCGCGGATCGGGCTGGGCATGCAATGAGGCGGGCCTGCTCTATATGAGCCTGGCCCAGTCTGGCGAAGATCTCCGCCGGACGGATCCCGCCGGCGCGGCCGAGCCGTTCATGCGTGGATGCGATCTGAACTCCCCGCCTGCATGCCGCAACCTCGTGGAATTGAAGAGCGGTGAAAACGGCTTCACGACCGCACCGCCGAAACTCGACGACTACCCCATCATCCTGAGAGGAAGCAAAGGGCCGGTCCGCGAACGGGATGCCCCCGCCTTATATGCGCTCGCCTGCCGCGAAGGCTGGCAGGCCGCATGCCGGCTCAGCGGTCAATGATTCATCTGTGCTGAGCGAATAACCACCCCACGAGCCCCGGCTCCCTGAAGACGCGGTCCCAAATGTCATGTCCCATGCCTGAATACTCGGTATAACGCGGATGACCGCCTTCGCCGCGAATGTCTTCAATCATTTTCTGGATTTCCAATATGCGCGGATCATTGCTGCCGTGAAACGCCCATATGGGGAGAGCGGAAATGCTCTTTGCGGAGCCGGGTCCTGTGCCGGCGCTGGATACAAACACCGCCGCGGCAAATGTGCGGGGATGAGACTTCACCAGCTCCCATGCCGCGGCTCCGCCGATGGACTGCCCGAGGACATAAATCCGGTTCGGATCGATAGGAAACGCGGTTTTGAGGGCATCGATCACATTAAGCACAATTTGAACATCGGACCATCGGCCTTCGCTTTGAGGAACCAGAATAAAGGCAGGATGGCGCGCCACATTATCCGGCGTAGTCCAAAGATGCGTGCCGGGAACCTGATCCCCCTGGATCTGCCGGAGGTTATCGGCGCCAGAGCCGCCGGCTCCATGCAGCCAGAGAATCAGGGGATACGGTTTCGGCTTTTTGTATTTCGGAGGAATGAACAGGCGATACCGCAGCGTTACTCCACCCTGGTTGTAGACCCTCGCGGCAAAACCATCTACCGGTTCCTGGCTCATCGCCGGCAAAGCAACACATATAATCGCAAGGATCAGCAATACCAGCCGGTTCATGCGAGATTTATATCGCAGGCACATCCTCCCCTGACATTGCAGATTTACCGGTTCTCGTTCTGGCACTCGTCGCATAATACAACCGGTCGCCGTAAGGCGGAGGATTCAGGTTTCGATCTTTGGAGGAATTCAGCCTTGTTTTTTTGGATCTATAACTATCCAGCATCGGAAATTGGCGCATTGTTCGCCTTTGTATTCGTCGGCATAACGTATCTTGGAATTTTCCTGTTCCAGCGTTTCTTTCACTCCCGGGTTCATGGCAAGCGGAGTATCAACGATATGGTCGGCCTGGCTCTGTCGAGCCTTTCGGTTTTGTATGGCTTGCTGCTCGGGCTGATCGCGGTCGCAGCCTATCAGAATTATTCGTCCGTCAGCGATCTCGTGACGAAGGAGGCTTCCAGCCTCGCGGCGCTGTACAGCGATCTCGAAGGTTATCCGCAACCGATCCGCAGCAGATTGCAGGGCGAGCTTCGCGACTATACGCGATATGTGATCGACGAGAGCTGGCCGGAGCAGCAGCGCGGCATGGTGCCTTCCGAAACCGCTCACCGCACGGCGATTTTTGTCAACGACATCCTGTCCTTCGAGCCTTCGGACAAAAGAAGCGAAACGATCGTGCACACGGAAGCGCTGCGGCAGCTCAATAACATGCTGGAGCTGCAGCGGAACCGGCTCGCCAATGTGACTTCGGGGCTTCCCGGCATCCTGTGGGCGGTGGTTGCGATCGGGGCCATGCTGAGCATCCTTCTGATCGTGATACTCGACCTCGAAGTGCAAGTCAACCTGCTGCTTGGTGGAGTCTTATCCTGTTTCCTGGGCCTGACCATTTTTCTCATTGCCGAGATGGACAATCCTTTCAGGGGCGGGTTCAGCGTGGGCGCGGACCCGTTTCAGCTCGTCTTCGACACAGTCATTAAACCCAATGAGACCGTCAACAAATCCATGGCGACATTGATCTCAAGCCTGAAGAATCTCGGTTCACCGAAGGTCGAAGGCAAAGACCCCGTCGCCGGGAAAGAGGTTCCAGGCCTGTATTTCGGGACCACCAGGCTGAACAACTCCTTCGACATTGTGGATGATGTCGTCAAACAATTCGGAGGCACCGCCAGCATTTTCGTGAAGTCGGGCGACGAATATGTGCGCGTCGCCACCAACGTCAAGAAAGATGACGGCTCACGCGCGATCGGAACGAGCCTCGATCCCAATGGTCCGGCGATCGCAAGAATCCGAAACGGCGAGGCCTTCTATGGAGAAGCGACGATCCTGGACAAGCCGTACGTTACCGGCTATGAGCCCATCCGGGATGCTTCGGGTAACGTCATCGGCATTTACTATACGGGGTATATGAAGCAGTAAGACCATTGGATCATTGCACCATTGCAAGTTTCTTCATTGCTTCAGGTTGAATAAATGAAAAAACGTCGAAGTGATGCAATTGTGCGGTTTGAGCACCTGACCGATTGGGTGATGCGCGGTGGGATTCGTTTCGAGCACTCTAGCCACAGGAGATATTCATGACAACAGCGTGGCAGCAGTTTTCGAATGAGCTATCTGAAATCATCACTTCGGCCGGCAAGTCGATCGTTGCGGTCGATGCACGGTCCGGCCATACATCGAGCGGGATCGTCTGGCGGCGGGACGCAATCCTGACCGCAGCGCATGCCGTACGGCATGAAAACAATATCGGAATTATCTTTGGGCCCGGGCAGTCTGCCGTGGCGCGCCTTGCCGGCAGAGATCGAGGAACGGACATCGCGTTGCTCAAGCTCGATCAGGAAATCGATATGCAGCCTGCGGCGTGCGGGAGCACCGAATCGCTGGCGGTAGGTGCCCTGGGAGTTGCCATCGGCCGCACCCGCCGGGGAAACATCGTGGCCAGCAGCGGCATCATCAGCGGCCTGATGGGCGAATGGCGGGCTCGCGGAACGCAGATCGATCAATTCATTCGTCCGGACTTGAATCTGTATCCCGGTTTTTCGGGAGGCGCGCTTCTGGACCCGGCCGGCGCGATCCTCGGGTTGAATACCAGCGGCCTGCTGCGCGGCCGGCCGATCACGATACCGTCGTCGACGCTTTTGAGAATTGCCGAAGAACTGGCCGCATCCGGACACGTTGCGAAGCCGTATGTCGGATTGGTCATGCAGCCCGTCCAGATTCCCGAATCCCTGCAGAAGAAGGCAGGCGTGGACAACCAGACCGGTCTGCTGGTGATGCATGTCGAGCCGGCAGGCCCTGCCGATCAGGCCGGGGTTTTGCTTGGCGATCTCCTCGTTGCGATGGATGGTCACGGCTTCAGCGAATTGAGCGATCTGTCGGAGTCACTGAGCGGGAAAGCTGCCGGACAGGAAGTTCAGGTTTCTTTGATACGCGGCGGACAACCGCTGCAGCTGTCGATTCGCATCGGTAATCGTCCGACGCGATAATCCTATGGTGGATCTGTGGATCATGGCGCCCTCGCCGGCCCGTCAGGATTCACTCGCGAAATGTTTTCGGAGTGAATCCGGCGTTCGTGTCATGGGCACGGCGGTGACTTTTCCAGTCCTTAAATCTCTAATCGGAGAGACGCCGGCCGATATGGCGCTCATCGAGTTGGCTGAGATGCAATCGGCGAGTGCCCGGGAGTGGCTGATTGAACTGATGGAACTGATGCCACTGGTTCTGCTCAGCCCTGAACCGGAACCGGCGATATTCAACAGAATCCGGAAGACGGGGCCGGGCGGTCTGCTGCGATCGGCGGCATCCTGTGAACAGATTGTTTACGCCGTGAAGTCGGTTGCCTCCGGTTTGACTGTGTTTGATAGTGCGGCGGCGCTGGAACCTTCGAGCGATGAAGTATTGAGCGAAGAGTTGACGCCGCGGGAAGCAGAGGTTCTCCGGCTGCTGGCCGACGGGTCAGGCAATAAAGACATCGCGTCCAGGCTGGGCATTTCCGAACACACGATCAAGTTTCACATCCGGTCGATCCTGGGAAAACTCGGGGCCGCGTCGCGCACGGATGCTGTCGCGCGGGGGCTGAGAAGCGGACTCATCGAGCTTTGAACCATGCTGAAACCCCTTATCTGGCGTTGGTTTCAGCGGAAGCAAGGACGCACAGGTATGGTCCAGGCGATATTCCCCTCCGTTTTCAAGGAGGGGTGTCCGAGCGATCAGATCGTTAGAACGCGAGGACGGGGTGGTTGGGAGAAGGTCGCGAAGCCTCATGGATGCCCGCGTCGCGCACCTTATTTTTGTTGGAGTTTACCAACCACCCCGTCTGCGCCGCTGCGGAACGGGATCTTTTTATGAGTGGCGCAGCCACCCCTCCTTGAAAACGGAGGGGAATGGGCTTGGCCCCATCAACCTCCATCCTCGAGGAGGGGAAATACTGCCTTGTTCATTTTTCTCCTGCCCCCTGTCAACAGATCGGCCTCATGCTGGGTCATTACGTCGAGGAGAGCATGTCGTCCGCAACGGTTCTGAAGATGCCGCCACAGTCGGTCCCATGGATTGAAGAGATCTTTCGCGAGCACTATCAACTCGTTTACCGCACCGCCTGTGTCATCACCGGGAGTCCCGACGATGCGGAGGATGTGCTGCAGACAATCTTCCTGAGATTGCTTAAGCACGGCGTTCCGCCAAATCTGAAAGAACCCAAGGCGTACTTCTACAGTGCGGCGGTGAAGGTGTCGTTGAATGTACTGCGTGCCCGCCGGCGGCACATCCTGACGGCCGATCCCGATGTGTTCGAGACTCCCCCGCGCTCCGGCAACTCCGATATCGACGATTCACTCCGCACGCAGATCTATCAAGCCATCGAAAGCCTTTCACCCCGTACCGTCGAGATTCTGATGCTGAGGTACGTTGAAGACCTGACGGAACCGCAAATCGCGAAAATGCTGGGAAGATCTCGCGGCACCATCGCCGTGACCTTGTTCCGTGCGATCGCTCGTTTGCGAAAGTTGCTGCGGTCATCCGGAGAAAACGTATGAAACGAGACGAAGAGAAAGTCGCGAAAATGCTAAAAGAGGCGTTGCCCTCGGATGAGCGCATGGAATTGGCGCGGGCACGTGTCTTAGAGGGCCTCCGTTCCGCGAGCGCTTCAGGACAAGTTCCGAATAATGACGTCTCCAAATACACTCCAAACAGGCTCTATTGGGGTATCGCCATAGCTGCTCTGGTTCTCCTGTCGATACCGCTCGCCCGGCGATCTGTCACAAATAGAAATGTCTATGCAATGGTCGAGAATGAAGACGGCCCGCGATACCGTGTTGCCGCCGGCCAGATTGTCGCCACGGATGTGTGGACGCGCCTGACGGTCACGCTTCCGGATGGATCTCGTATGGAAATGCGACCGCAGTCGCAACTCTCGGTGAATGGCGCGGCCGACGGCTTACGAGTTCAGTTGGACAGGGGCGGCATCATCGTAAATGCGGCCACGCAGCGGGCCGGACATTTGTACGTGGATACAAAAGATGTGACGGTTTCGGTGGTGGGCACCGTGTTTCTGGTTGCTGCCGAGGAGCCAGGGTCACGCGTCGGTGTTCTTGAAGGCAAGGTGCAGGTGAAGCAGGGCGGATTGACGAAAATGTTGCTGCCACCGGAACAGATGGTGACGAATCCGCTGATGGAATTGCCATCACTGCGTGAACAAATCGCCTGGAGCCGCTATGCAAAGGAGCATCTGGCTTTGCTGCAGCTTTACGCCGCACCGGTCGTTGCAAAGCAAGTCGAAAAACCTGTGGAGATCGCGCAGGCGCAGGAGCCACCGAAACCGGCGCAGTCGAATCCGCCGACTCCGGCCTCGGTCCGCCCTCAATTCGAAGTGGCGTCGGTCAAACGCAACAACAGTGGAAGCCGATCCGGAGGTCTTCGCGGCGGTATCGGAAGATATAGCGTAACGAATTTACCGTTGAGCGTCCTCATACAGGTTGCTTATAACGTGCGCGATTTCCAGATTGTCGGAGCTCCGGCATGGGTCAACTTGGAACGTTACGACATCGCAGCCACAGGTGAGGGTAACCTGGACAACAACCAGATCAGCGGCCCGATGGTACAGGCTCTCATCGCAGAACGGTTCAAGCTAGTCATGCACGGAGAAACAAGAGATTTACCCGTTTATTTCCTGACCATCGCCAAGAGCGGATCCAAGCTGAAAGCAAGTCAATGCCTGCCAAGAGAACCGAACACGCCCGCTCCGCCCAACCAACCGCGGTCGACGTTCTGCGGCTCCATAACAATCTCCGGCGCCAGTCTGGAGGCCAGCACCCAGATGCAGAAGCTCGCCGATGCTCTTTCGGGAGTTCTGCAGCGCAAAGTGCTCGACAGGACCGGTCTCACGGGCGACTTCGATATGAAACTCAGATGGACGCCGGACCTCAGCACTCCTGTGAATGCGGATGCGGCGCCGCCCGATGGCGGCCCCTCCATCTTTACGGCCATCGAAGAACAACTGGGCCTGAAACTCGAATCGGGCAAAGCCCCGATCGACGTTCTCGTTATCGACCACATCGATCACGCATCGGACAACTGAGAACGGATACAATTCTGGGTGGATGTGCGGACGCGTCTACCAAACCTACACGGAAGAAGAACTCTATTTTCAGTACCTCAATAAACGTCCGCTAATTCCGCTTCAGCTCACGCCGGTATA from Terriglobia bacterium includes these protein-coding regions:
- a CDS encoding response regulator transcription factor, encoding MVDLWIMAPSPARQDSLAKCFRSESGVRVMGTAVTFPVLKSLIGETPADMALIELAEMQSASAREWLIELMELMPLVLLSPEPEPAIFNRIRKTGPGGLLRSAASCEQIVYAVKSVASGLTVFDSAAALEPSSDEVLSEELTPREAEVLRLLADGSGNKDIASRLGISEHTIKFHIRSILGKLGAASRTDAVARGLRSGLIEL
- a CDS encoding Cache 3/Cache 2 fusion domain-containing protein, with translation MFFWIYNYPASEIGALFAFVFVGITYLGIFLFQRFFHSRVHGKRSINDMVGLALSSLSVLYGLLLGLIAVAAYQNYSSVSDLVTKEASSLAALYSDLEGYPQPIRSRLQGELRDYTRYVIDESWPEQQRGMVPSETAHRTAIFVNDILSFEPSDKRSETIVHTEALRQLNNMLELQRNRLANVTSGLPGILWAVVAIGAMLSILLIVILDLEVQVNLLLGGVLSCFLGLTIFLIAEMDNPFRGGFSVGADPFQLVFDTVIKPNETVNKSMATLISSLKNLGSPKVEGKDPVAGKEVPGLYFGTTRLNNSFDIVDDVVKQFGGTASIFVKSGDEYVRVATNVKKDDGSRAIGTSLDPNGPAIARIRNGEAFYGEATILDKPYVTGYEPIRDASGNVIGIYYTGYMKQ
- a CDS encoding sigma-70 family RNA polymerase sigma factor; amino-acid sequence: MSSATVLKMPPQSVPWIEEIFREHYQLVYRTACVITGSPDDAEDVLQTIFLRLLKHGVPPNLKEPKAYFYSAAVKVSLNVLRARRRHILTADPDVFETPPRSGNSDIDDSLRTQIYQAIESLSPRTVEILMLRYVEDLTEPQIAKMLGRSRGTIAVTLFRAIARLRKLLRSSGENV
- a CDS encoding TIGR03435 family protein, producing the protein MKRDEEKVAKMLKEALPSDERMELARARVLEGLRSASASGQVPNNDVSKYTPNRLYWGIAIAALVLLSIPLARRSVTNRNVYAMVENEDGPRYRVAAGQIVATDVWTRLTVTLPDGSRMEMRPQSQLSVNGAADGLRVQLDRGGIIVNAATQRAGHLYVDTKDVTVSVVGTVFLVAAEEPGSRVGVLEGKVQVKQGGLTKMLLPPEQMVTNPLMELPSLREQIAWSRYAKEHLALLQLYAAPVVAKQVEKPVEIAQAQEPPKPAQSNPPTPASVRPQFEVASVKRNNSGSRSGGLRGGIGRYSVTNLPLSVLIQVAYNVRDFQIVGAPAWVNLERYDIAATGEGNLDNNQISGPMVQALIAERFKLVMHGETRDLPVYFLTIAKSGSKLKASQCLPREPNTPAPPNQPRSTFCGSITISGASLEASTQMQKLADALSGVLQRKVLDRTGLTGDFDMKLRWTPDLSTPVNADAAPPDGGPSIFTAIEEQLGLKLESGKAPIDVLVIDHIDHASDN
- a CDS encoding S1C family serine protease, with product MTTAWQQFSNELSEIITSAGKSIVAVDARSGHTSSGIVWRRDAILTAAHAVRHENNIGIIFGPGQSAVARLAGRDRGTDIALLKLDQEIDMQPAACGSTESLAVGALGVAIGRTRRGNIVASSGIISGLMGEWRARGTQIDQFIRPDLNLYPGFSGGALLDPAGAILGLNTSGLLRGRPITIPSSTLLRIAEELAASGHVAKPYVGLVMQPVQIPESLQKKAGVDNQTGLLVMHVEPAGPADQAGVLLGDLLVAMDGHGFSELSDLSESLSGKAAGQEVQVSLIRGGQPLQLSIRIGNRPTR
- a CDS encoding PHB depolymerase family esterase, producing MNRLVLLILAIICVALPAMSQEPVDGFAARVYNQGGVTLRYRLFIPPKYKKPKPYPLILWLHGAGGSGADNLRQIQGDQVPGTHLWTTPDNVARHPAFILVPQSEGRWSDVQIVLNVIDALKTAFPIDPNRIYVLGQSIGGAAAWELVKSHPRTFAAAVFVSSAGTGPGSAKSISALPIWAFHGSNDPRILEIQKMIEDIRGEGGHPRYTEYSGMGHDIWDRVFREPGLVGWLFAQHR